A genomic stretch from Bacterioplanes sanyensis includes:
- a CDS encoding chemotaxis protein CheV, translated as MSGVLSSVDARTQLVGQNRLELLLFHLGGTQLFAINVFKVQEVMRLPALTKMPDRHPVVRGVTHLRGQTVPVVDLRHAIQMGPLKTTEEEATIIVTEYNMTVQAFLVGGVDRIVNMNWNEILPPPGGSGRNHYLTAITRIEERIVEIIDVEKVLAEIAPYDLDLSEDLYDQELLARIKGKDILIVDDSHVALGQMKQVLTPMGLNIVEANNGLEAYQMLMHWKEQGKDLENDLVMIITDAEMPEMDGYMLTTEIRRDPQLKGTTIILHTSLSGSFNRAMVKKVGCDGFLSKFAPEAMTTEVQRLMRVKLGMEAPSD; from the coding sequence ATGAGTGGAGTCTTGAGCAGCGTAGACGCCAGAACACAGTTGGTGGGGCAGAATCGCCTAGAACTGCTGCTGTTTCATTTGGGCGGTACTCAGCTGTTCGCCATCAATGTATTTAAAGTGCAGGAAGTGATGCGCTTGCCGGCGCTGACCAAAATGCCTGATAGGCATCCCGTCGTGCGCGGCGTCACCCACCTGCGTGGCCAGACGGTGCCAGTGGTGGACTTGCGCCACGCCATTCAAATGGGCCCGCTGAAAACCACTGAAGAAGAAGCCACCATCATTGTGACGGAATACAACATGACGGTGCAGGCGTTTTTGGTCGGCGGTGTCGATCGCATCGTCAATATGAACTGGAACGAGATTTTACCACCGCCCGGTGGTTCCGGTCGCAATCACTACCTCACCGCCATTACTCGCATCGAAGAGCGCATCGTTGAAATCATCGATGTCGAAAAAGTGCTGGCGGAAATCGCGCCGTACGATCTGGATTTATCGGAAGACTTATACGACCAAGAGTTGCTGGCGCGTATTAAGGGCAAAGACATCTTGATCGTCGATGACTCGCACGTGGCGTTGGGACAAATGAAGCAGGTACTGACCCCAATGGGGCTCAATATCGTGGAAGCCAATAATGGCTTGGAAGCCTACCAAATGCTGATGCACTGGAAAGAGCAGGGCAAGGATCTGGAAAATGATCTGGTGATGATCATTACCGATGCTGAGATGCCAGAAATGGATGGCTATATGTTGACCACTGAAATTCGTCGAGATCCGCAATTAAAAGGCACCACCATTATTTTGCACACATCGTTGTCGGGCAGTTTTAACCGCGCCATGGTTAAAAAAGTCGGCTGTGATGGCTTTTTATCGAAGTTTGCACCGGAGGCAATGACCACAGAAGTGCAGCGTTTGATGCGCGTTAAGCTTGGTATGGAAGCGCCTTCTGACTAA
- a CDS encoding EAL and HDOD domain-containing protein, which yields MNQDPPPLLARQPILDTNLQVVAYELLYRPLPPLDQQAQVLSGDQATRDVMVSAFHDLGIQQVTGGLPAYINFTEHWLQNPPLLPPDALVAEVIEYTEATAPNIEALQRLRHYGYRVALDDFSATEAQTLMLPLADIVKVDLRLIDDLQQVEILFKRHFDERQIWLAEKVENHEEFEFCRELGFSLFQGYFFDRPKPLFGKRLADNKVAVLQLLQVLNQPDVNIDSVVTLLHSEPQLSFKLLQLVNSAAVGCVTTISSIRHALVLVGLDRIRSWTNILALGRLDDKPMALREQALVRAHCCQLLAERAGLEADAAFTLGLFSLLDAFTDLPMSDICQRLRFSHELSQALLQQQGHYGWLLRTLHCIERGAWDQLEWPLLQGHTIDRAVLHHSYRQAIDDTRALLLQLGDINPDNQ from the coding sequence ATGAATCAAGATCCACCACCACTGCTTGCCCGCCAACCCATTCTCGACACCAATCTGCAGGTGGTCGCCTATGAGTTGCTGTATCGCCCACTGCCGCCGCTCGATCAACAAGCGCAGGTATTATCGGGCGATCAGGCAACACGTGATGTGATGGTGAGCGCATTTCACGACCTTGGCATTCAACAGGTGACCGGCGGCCTGCCCGCCTACATCAACTTCACCGAGCATTGGCTGCAGAACCCGCCGCTGCTGCCACCCGATGCATTGGTGGCGGAAGTCATTGAGTACACGGAAGCCACGGCGCCCAACATCGAAGCACTGCAAAGGCTGCGACACTACGGCTACCGAGTAGCGCTGGATGACTTCTCCGCCACCGAAGCACAAACTCTGATGCTGCCTTTGGCCGATATTGTAAAAGTCGACCTGCGCCTGATTGATGATTTGCAGCAAGTAGAGATCTTATTCAAACGCCATTTCGATGAGCGCCAAATATGGTTGGCGGAGAAGGTAGAAAACCACGAAGAGTTTGAGTTCTGTCGTGAGCTTGGCTTTTCTCTGTTTCAGGGCTACTTCTTTGATCGCCCCAAGCCACTGTTCGGAAAACGACTGGCCGACAACAAGGTCGCCGTGTTGCAACTGCTGCAGGTTCTGAATCAGCCAGACGTCAATATCGATTCCGTGGTAACACTGCTGCACAGCGAGCCGCAACTGAGCTTCAAACTGCTGCAACTGGTGAACTCCGCCGCCGTCGGCTGCGTGACCACCATCTCCTCCATTCGCCACGCCCTAGTGCTGGTCGGGCTGGACCGCATTCGCTCATGGACCAACATTTTGGCGCTGGGCCGCCTGGACGATAAACCAATGGCACTGCGTGAACAGGCACTGGTGCGCGCGCACTGCTGCCAGCTGCTGGCGGAACGCGCCGGTCTGGAAGCCGATGCCGCATTTACTCTGGGACTGTTCTCTTTGTTAGACGCCTTTACTGACCTGCCAATGAGCGACATTTGCCAGCGCCTACGTTTTTCCCACGAACTCAGCCAGGCACTGCTTCAACAACAAGGGCATTACGGCTGGCTGCTGCGCACCCTGCACTGCATTGAGCGCGGCGCCTGGGATCAACTGGAGTGGCCACTGTTGCAAGGGCACACCATTGATCGGGCCGTATTGCACCACAGTTATCGTCAGGCCATCGACGATACGCGTGCGTTATTACTGCAGCTGGGCGATATCAATCCGGATAACCAGTAA
- a CDS encoding FGGY-family carbohydrate kinase, whose protein sequence is MADYVLAIDNGTQSVRVLVFDRTGNEIAKSKVELEAYVSQHPGWAEQQPDYYWQSLQSAFQQLWAQGIVSPSDIAGVSLTTQRYTMINLDAQMQPLRPAIVWMDQRKATPEGPLGGVWGLLTKVLRLTPVIDELRAKARDNWLAQHEPDVWRRTAYYVNLSAYLTYQLTGQLRDSTGSIVGYLPYDYRRQCWAKPSDLKWKLLAAKRQMMPELVRPGEPLGAISEKAAELTGLPVGLPLIAAASDKACEVLGAGGTDAHIGCLSYGTTATINTTTSRYVETVPFIPPYTAAMPGHYNTEMMVYRGFWMVSWFKQEFAHYEQRKAKELGLEAEQLFDELLNQVPAGSMGLMMQPYWSPGVRQPGPEGKGALIGFGDVHKRSHVYRAILEGLAYELRQGKEQIEKRSKVPITRLRVSGGGSQSNAAMQLTADIFGMAAERPHTFEASGLGAAINCAVGLGWYDDYRAATDAMTRVGDVFEPHLPTVRLYDRLYREVYQKMYRRLQPLYRSIRDITGYPD, encoded by the coding sequence ATGGCTGACTACGTTCTGGCCATCGACAATGGCACTCAAAGCGTGCGCGTATTGGTGTTTGATCGCACTGGTAACGAGATCGCCAAAAGCAAGGTCGAACTCGAAGCCTATGTATCGCAGCACCCCGGCTGGGCCGAGCAGCAGCCAGATTATTATTGGCAGTCATTGCAGTCGGCATTTCAGCAATTGTGGGCTCAGGGTATTGTCAGCCCCAGTGATATTGCCGGCGTGTCGCTGACGACTCAGCGCTACACCATGATCAACCTAGATGCACAGATGCAACCGCTGCGTCCCGCCATCGTGTGGATGGATCAGCGCAAAGCCACCCCAGAAGGTCCGCTTGGCGGAGTATGGGGGCTGCTCACCAAGGTTTTGCGCCTGACGCCGGTGATCGATGAGCTGCGCGCCAAAGCCAGAGACAATTGGCTGGCGCAGCATGAGCCGGACGTGTGGCGCCGCACCGCCTATTACGTGAATCTATCGGCCTATTTGACCTATCAGCTTACCGGCCAGTTACGCGACTCCACGGGCTCCATCGTCGGCTATTTGCCATACGATTATCGCCGCCAATGTTGGGCCAAGCCCAGCGATTTGAAATGGAAGCTGCTGGCGGCGAAACGCCAGATGATGCCCGAACTGGTGCGCCCGGGTGAGCCACTAGGCGCCATTAGTGAAAAAGCTGCAGAGTTAACCGGGTTGCCTGTTGGGCTGCCATTGATTGCGGCGGCCTCGGACAAAGCGTGTGAGGTGCTGGGCGCTGGCGGCACCGATGCGCACATTGGCTGCCTGAGCTATGGCACCACCGCGACGATCAATACCACCACGTCGCGTTATGTAGAAACGGTGCCTTTTATTCCACCTTATACCGCTGCCATGCCCGGGCACTACAACACCGAGATGATGGTATACCGCGGCTTTTGGATGGTGAGTTGGTTTAAGCAGGAGTTTGCTCATTACGAGCAGCGCAAGGCTAAGGAGCTGGGCTTGGAGGCCGAGCAACTGTTTGATGAACTGCTAAATCAGGTGCCGGCCGGTTCCATGGGGTTGATGATGCAGCCCTATTGGTCGCCTGGAGTTAGGCAGCCAGGCCCGGAAGGGAAAGGGGCACTGATTGGTTTTGGCGACGTTCACAAGCGCTCCCACGTCTACCGCGCCATTTTGGAAGGGCTGGCGTATGAGCTGCGCCAAGGCAAAGAGCAAATCGAAAAACGCAGTAAAGTGCCGATCACGCGCTTGCGTGTGTCGGGCGGCGGTTCACAAAGCAATGCGGCCATGCAGCTGACGGCGGATATCTTTGGCATGGCAGCAGAGCGGCCGCACACTTTTGAGGCGTCGGGTTTGGGAGCCGCCATCAATTGTGCCGTCGGGCTGGGTTGGTACGACGATTACCGCGCTGCCACCGATGCCATGACTCGGGTCGGGGACGTATTTGAACCTCACTTGCCGACCGTGCGCTTGTACGATCGACTGTATCGTGAGGTGTATCAGAAAATGTATCGCCGCTTGCAACCCTTGTATCGCTCGATTCGCGATATTACTGGTTATCCGGATTGA
- a CDS encoding glycerol-3-phosphate dehydrogenase/oxidase yields the protein MTTKDSLWHAGQRERTLQQLRDTSNSWDVIVAGGGITGAGIAREAARRGLKTLLVERQDFAWGTSSRSSKMVHGGLRYIAAGDVKTTLHSVRERERLMTELPGLVDRMGYLMAHYKGGFPGPMVFNTLLRIYDFFAGKRYRQFHPLNAFRWLSPLIRQQELLGGTQFADAVTDDSRLVLRVLREAQRDGALALNYLGVDGLIKQQDRVCGARLRDSLTGELFELQADVVINATGAWADELRGQMQAEAKIRPARGSHIVVPSWRLPVAQSYTAMHPDDGRPIFIFPWEGRTVVGTTDLDSPGIDNSEASMTRDELEYLLAVARHQFPTAELQQSDIISSWAGVRPLVSSGALNPSKEKRDHSVWDDNGLVSVSGGKLTTFRLIALDVLRAAQPYIKRFPSGEFSDRLFTPAPPPAQSAFRNLPGHVQKRLLGHYGADIEALLARCHDDELEVIPGSRCLWAELRHSAASEAVEHLDDLLLRRTRIGLLIEQGGLIWQDRIRRICSEELGWSEARWRDEVMRYRQIWQRHYSVPE from the coding sequence ATGACAACAAAAGATTCTTTGTGGCATGCAGGCCAGCGTGAACGGACCTTGCAGCAATTGCGTGACACATCCAATTCCTGGGACGTGATCGTCGCGGGTGGCGGCATTACCGGTGCAGGTATTGCTCGCGAAGCGGCGCGTCGTGGGCTGAAAACCTTGTTAGTTGAGCGCCAGGATTTTGCCTGGGGCACCTCCAGTCGTTCTTCCAAAATGGTGCACGGCGGTTTGCGTTATATTGCCGCCGGTGACGTGAAAACCACGTTGCATTCGGTGCGTGAGCGCGAGCGGTTAATGACAGAGCTGCCCGGTTTGGTGGATCGAATGGGCTATTTAATGGCGCATTACAAAGGCGGCTTTCCTGGCCCTATGGTGTTTAATACGCTGTTGCGCATTTACGATTTTTTCGCTGGAAAACGCTATCGACAATTTCACCCGCTAAACGCATTTCGTTGGCTCAGCCCGCTGATTCGTCAGCAGGAATTATTGGGTGGTACACAGTTTGCCGATGCCGTCACCGACGACTCTCGCTTGGTCTTGCGGGTGTTGCGCGAGGCGCAGCGCGATGGTGCTCTGGCATTGAATTACCTTGGCGTGGATGGATTAATCAAGCAGCAAGATCGTGTTTGCGGTGCTCGGCTGCGTGATAGTTTGACCGGTGAGTTGTTTGAACTGCAGGCCGATGTGGTGATTAATGCCACCGGCGCCTGGGCCGATGAGCTGCGCGGGCAAATGCAAGCCGAGGCGAAAATACGCCCCGCCCGCGGCAGTCACATCGTTGTTCCTTCTTGGCGCTTGCCCGTGGCTCAGTCTTATACCGCCATGCACCCGGATGATGGTCGGCCGATATTTATCTTCCCGTGGGAAGGGCGAACCGTGGTTGGCACCACCGACCTCGACAGCCCTGGCATCGATAACAGCGAAGCCAGCATGACGCGCGACGAGCTGGAATATTTGTTGGCCGTGGCGCGACATCAGTTCCCGACCGCTGAGTTACAGCAAAGCGATATTATTTCCAGCTGGGCCGGTGTGCGTCCGCTGGTCTCCTCCGGGGCGCTGAATCCGTCCAAAGAAAAGCGTGATCACAGCGTTTGGGACGATAACGGCTTGGTCAGTGTCAGCGGTGGCAAGCTCACCACGTTTCGCTTAATTGCCTTGGATGTTCTGCGAGCAGCGCAGCCTTACATCAAACGTTTTCCTTCGGGTGAATTCAGCGACCGCTTGTTTACGCCAGCGCCGCCGCCCGCCCAGTCTGCCTTTCGCAACTTGCCGGGCCATGTGCAAAAACGTTTGCTTGGTCACTACGGCGCCGATATTGAGGCTTTGCTGGCACGCTGCCACGACGATGAGCTAGAGGTGATTCCAGGCAGTCGCTGTTTGTGGGCCGAGTTGCGTCACAGTGCTGCCAGCGAAGCGGTCGAGCATCTGGATGATTTACTGCTGCGGCGCACGCGCATTGGCTTGTTGATCGAGCAGGGTGGTTTGATCTGGCAGGATCGTATTCGCCGCATTTGCAGTGAAGAGCTGGGCTGGAGTGAAGCGCGTTGGCGCGATGAGGTGATGCGTTATCGCCAGATTTGGCAGCGCCACTACAGTGTGCCGGAGTAA
- a CDS encoding FAD-binding oxidoreductase: MARRWNGWGDDSYVKEVSPHGGALIRSVIGDCQALPDATLADVMAQVPASRLPQHPLISSDAEDRVRHARGQSFPDWLAMRSGKFGTFPDGVAFPESSSQVRELLDLARQHDFEVIPYGGGTSVAGHITPAASQRAILTIDMGRMNQLLDLNEESQIATFGAGTPGPQVESQLRARGYTLGHFPQSWELSTIGGWIASRSSGQQSLRYGRIEQMFAGGRMETLRGSLDIPTIPASSAGPDLREVTMGTEGRMGIFTEVKVRVTRLAEEEKFFVMFMPDWQQAKQAVRELIQQKIPMSMMRVSNAKETRAHAHLGTSESQFKLLDRYLRFRGLTDERCMLTFGVTGSRYQNRTSLKQIRQVLSAHGGVGGIIANMMGSIWAEGRFKFPYLRETTWQQGIAVDTLETATDWDNVDALMQDIERSLESALADEGEQAMVFTHLSHLYGQGSSIYTTYFFRCADSYEQTLARWKKLKGSASSVIAQGRATISHQHGVGKDHAPYLAAEKGELGMAVIRDLLHQFDPDKRLNPSTLLPDD; the protein is encoded by the coding sequence ATGGCACGACGTTGGAATGGCTGGGGCGACGACAGCTATGTAAAAGAAGTCTCTCCCCACGGTGGCGCATTGATTCGCTCCGTCATTGGCGACTGTCAGGCGTTGCCCGATGCCACCTTAGCCGATGTCATGGCGCAAGTGCCGGCGTCGCGTTTGCCGCAGCATCCGCTGATCAGCAGTGATGCCGAAGATCGAGTGCGCCACGCTCGTGGCCAAAGCTTTCCGGACTGGCTGGCCATGCGCAGTGGCAAATTTGGAACCTTCCCTGACGGTGTCGCCTTTCCGGAATCCAGCAGTCAAGTGCGCGAGTTATTGGATCTGGCCCGCCAGCATGATTTTGAAGTGATCCCCTACGGCGGCGGCACATCGGTGGCGGGGCACATTACTCCGGCGGCGAGCCAGCGTGCGATTCTCACCATCGACATGGGGCGCATGAACCAGCTGCTCGACCTCAACGAAGAAAGCCAGATCGCCACCTTTGGTGCGGGCACGCCGGGGCCGCAGGTGGAGTCGCAATTGCGGGCGCGGGGTTACACCCTGGGGCACTTTCCGCAATCGTGGGAGCTGTCGACCATTGGTGGCTGGATCGCTTCGCGCTCCAGCGGCCAGCAATCATTGCGCTATGGCCGTATTGAACAAATGTTTGCTGGCGGTCGCATGGAAACCCTGCGCGGCAGTTTGGATATCCCTACCATCCCTGCCAGCTCAGCTGGGCCGGATTTGCGTGAAGTAACCATGGGTACGGAAGGGCGCATGGGCATTTTCACCGAAGTAAAGGTACGCGTGACGCGCTTGGCTGAGGAAGAAAAGTTCTTCGTCATGTTTATGCCCGACTGGCAGCAAGCCAAACAGGCGGTGCGTGAGTTGATTCAGCAAAAAATACCCATGTCAATGATGCGGGTGAGTAACGCTAAAGAAACACGTGCCCATGCGCATTTAGGGACGTCGGAATCGCAGTTCAAATTACTGGATCGCTATTTGCGCTTTCGTGGTCTGACGGACGAGCGCTGCATGCTGACGTTTGGTGTCACTGGATCGCGCTATCAAAATCGCACTTCATTGAAACAAATTCGCCAGGTGCTGTCCGCGCATGGCGGTGTGGGTGGCATCATCGCCAATATGATGGGTTCCATTTGGGCAGAAGGGCGCTTTAAATTCCCCTATTTGCGCGAAACCACTTGGCAGCAGGGCATTGCTGTCGATACCTTGGAGACGGCCACCGACTGGGATAACGTCGATGCCCTGATGCAAGACATCGAGCGTTCACTGGAATCTGCGTTGGCGGATGAAGGTGAGCAAGCCATGGTATTTACGCACTTGTCGCATTTGTACGGCCAAGGCTCGAGCATTTATACCACCTATTTTTTCCGCTGCGCCGACAGCTATGAGCAAACGCTGGCACGTTGGAAAAAATTAAAAGGCAGCGCGTCTTCTGTGATCGCACAAGGGCGAGCAACAATTTCTCATCAACATGGCGTGGGTAAGGATCATGCGCCGTATTTGGCAGCGGAAAAAGGCGAGTTGGGCATGGCCGTTATTCGCGACTTATTGCATCAATTTGATCCGGATAAGCGCTTGAACCCCAGCACCTTATTGCCAGACGATTAA
- a CDS encoding AraC family transcriptional regulator codes for MTTSDLGTASANAIRQYLRAAQDYHIDPADALAATGLPSGILDNSVARITGREFQRLIRYLVERTQDPLFGLNSARYVQPGSYSLVGYMAMNARSAREALHLTPEYEAIVGDMGITRIEKYGPHIAMRWICQYDDSVVRPHMIDNVLGSWLTFARWLADLPDGKPERVQFESAAPSAAQVVHYQQVFQAPLEFGAPRNALIIQESVLDTPLRQPDPELLRTLEQQAAAVMADIRQRHPIVMQTRSLLRSLMSDGLPRREKVAAQLGINERTLQRRLQEAGTGYQQLLDDLRREAATDWLRNTRMPISDMACQLGFSDARSFHRRFKAWTGMTPGEYRQQPPQPSVDSSR; via the coding sequence ATGACGACATCAGACTTAGGCACCGCTTCTGCCAACGCCATTCGCCAGTATTTGCGTGCTGCTCAGGATTATCACATTGATCCCGCCGATGCTCTGGCGGCCACCGGCCTGCCCAGTGGTATTCTCGACAACAGCGTCGCACGCATCACCGGGCGTGAGTTCCAGCGCTTGATTCGTTATCTGGTCGAGCGCACACAAGACCCGCTATTTGGCCTCAACAGCGCGCGCTACGTCCAGCCAGGCTCCTATAGCCTGGTGGGTTATATGGCCATGAACGCGCGCAGTGCGCGCGAAGCGCTGCACCTAACCCCCGAATACGAAGCCATCGTGGGCGACATGGGCATCACCCGCATTGAAAAATACGGCCCACACATCGCCATGCGTTGGATCTGCCAATACGACGATTCCGTGGTGCGCCCGCATATGATCGACAATGTCCTCGGTTCCTGGCTGACATTCGCACGCTGGCTGGCCGATCTGCCCGACGGTAAACCAGAACGTGTGCAATTTGAGTCCGCCGCCCCCAGCGCCGCCCAGGTGGTGCACTACCAACAAGTATTTCAGGCACCGCTGGAATTTGGGGCGCCGCGCAATGCGCTGATTATTCAAGAATCCGTGCTCGACACCCCCTTACGCCAGCCAGACCCAGAACTGCTGCGCACATTGGAACAGCAAGCCGCTGCCGTGATGGCCGATATCCGCCAGCGCCATCCGATTGTGATGCAAACACGGTCACTGCTGCGCAGCCTGATGAGCGATGGGTTACCGCGGCGGGAAAAAGTCGCCGCGCAATTGGGCATCAATGAACGCACCCTGCAGCGCCGCCTGCAAGAAGCCGGTACCGGCTATCAGCAACTGTTGGATGACTTACGCCGCGAAGCCGCTACCGATTGGCTCCGCAACACTCGCATGCCGATCAGTGACATGGCGTGTCAGCTGGGGTTCAGCGATGCGCGCTCGTTTCACCGGCGCTTTAAAGCCTGGACCGGTATGACGCCAGGCGAATACCGTCAACAACCACCGCAGCCAAGTGTCGACAGCAGCCGCTAA
- a CDS encoding CheR family methyltransferase: MPGSTAAKHIIAIGASAGGLEALEQFFCHNPLPDSVCYIVIQHLSPTHKSMMAELLVRYTPIPIRLIEDGAQLHANTIYLIPPAASVTVENGQFQLRQRQHDVLPLPIDTLLTSLAHHHATHTVAVILSGTGSDGSRGIRELKHAGGNVLVQAPEDARFGGMPDSAIATHCVDCIAGASELASRAAQYLQPDEPVAAPDTTDKTENDILALMLERTGVDFRQYKHSTVSRRLQRRYNATHRPEPGRYYPYLLDHPDEQRILYDDLLIPVTSFFRDGAVFDYLAEHVLPELLKDTQQQLRVWVAGCSSGEEAYSLAMLIEETLQRSANSAAWKLFATDVNDRNVQRASMGVYPHSIAEEISRERLQRFFIATSNGYQIRAELREHIVFARHNLLSDPPFTRMDLVACRNTLIYLQPEAQARVLAGFRHALQPHGVLLLGNSESTQGMDDSYRCLNDNLSLYQRTGGHMSAMTSSSRPRSRARQAALRSRPASASLPSPSPSESSKAAPMLELLKQSLIQRYAPPTLVIDADSRDVKRTLANVTPFLTTFDGPVSTHITDLIAKPLLPTVQSLLLRCRTQNDECRSATMSYTIAGQDMQLQLVAYPLEQDSNLLAVSFIDQQHAEASPNNAIVDDDYVHALEQELTQTQHDLKATIEELETTNEELQAANEELMASNEELQSSNEELQSVNEELNTVNAEYQSKVAQLNQLNADLTTMISASGVATVFVNNELRVTRFSPDIAEVFRLRESDIGRPLEEMHNHTDYTTVIDDLRRAIDQQQPVERELITAQQRVLLARITPYSEPRLQLRGAVATFIDITDVQRAQQLQAVIDALPEHIALIKYDGEIAMVNRAWARFASLNGNPDCRSCGVGSNYLSAMETAIAASDGDDHALLAIRDGIKGVILGTRNGYFVQYPCHSATEQRWFLMSVAPVANHDYAAVVSHFNITEWYRDDRTRTAQ; encoded by the coding sequence ATGCCGGGCAGCACCGCAGCCAAGCACATCATCGCCATTGGCGCCTCTGCGGGTGGGTTGGAAGCGTTGGAGCAGTTTTTCTGTCATAACCCGCTGCCTGACTCGGTGTGCTACATCGTCATTCAGCACCTGTCACCCACTCACAAAAGCATGATGGCGGAGCTGTTGGTGCGTTACACGCCAATCCCCATTCGCCTGATCGAGGACGGTGCGCAGCTGCACGCTAACACCATTTATCTAATTCCACCGGCCGCCAGCGTCACGGTCGAGAACGGACAGTTTCAACTGCGCCAGCGCCAGCACGACGTGCTGCCACTGCCCATCGATACCCTGCTGACATCACTGGCGCACCATCACGCCACTCACACGGTGGCGGTCATTCTATCCGGTACCGGCTCCGATGGCAGCCGTGGGATTCGCGAACTGAAACACGCTGGCGGTAACGTATTGGTGCAGGCACCCGAAGATGCGCGCTTTGGCGGCATGCCTGACAGCGCCATCGCCACCCACTGCGTCGACTGCATTGCCGGCGCCAGCGAGCTGGCCAGCCGCGCCGCACAGTATCTGCAGCCTGACGAGCCAGTAGCAGCGCCCGACACCACGGACAAAACCGAAAATGACATCCTAGCGCTGATGCTGGAGCGCACCGGCGTTGATTTTCGCCAATACAAGCACAGCACCGTGAGCCGGCGCCTACAGCGCCGCTATAATGCGACTCACCGGCCGGAGCCTGGGCGCTATTACCCTTATTTGCTCGACCACCCAGACGAGCAGCGCATCCTGTACGACGATTTGTTAATCCCGGTCACCAGCTTTTTTCGCGACGGCGCGGTGTTTGATTATTTGGCCGAGCACGTGCTACCGGAACTGCTGAAAGATACCCAACAACAACTGCGTGTGTGGGTCGCAGGTTGCTCCAGTGGTGAAGAGGCCTACAGCCTAGCGATGTTAATTGAGGAGACGCTGCAGCGCAGCGCCAATTCAGCGGCGTGGAAACTGTTTGCCACCGATGTTAACGACCGCAACGTACAGCGCGCCAGCATGGGGGTGTATCCGCACAGCATTGCCGAAGAAATCAGTCGCGAGCGCTTGCAGCGTTTTTTTATCGCCACCTCCAATGGCTACCAAATTCGCGCAGAACTGCGCGAGCACATCGTATTTGCACGCCACAATTTATTGTCGGACCCACCGTTTACACGCATGGACCTAGTCGCTTGTCGCAATACGCTGATTTATCTGCAGCCCGAGGCGCAAGCAAGAGTACTGGCAGGATTTCGCCACGCGCTACAACCGCACGGCGTGCTGTTGCTAGGCAACAGTGAATCCACCCAGGGCATGGACGATAGCTACCGCTGCTTGAACGACAACCTCAGCCTGTATCAGCGCACCGGTGGCCACATGAGCGCCATGACCTCTTCTAGCCGACCACGTTCACGGGCGCGCCAAGCGGCTCTGCGCTCAAGACCAGCGTCCGCATCTTTGCCCTCACCTTCGCCCTCAGAATCATCCAAGGCTGCGCCGATGCTGGAGCTACTGAAGCAAAGCCTGATCCAGCGATACGCACCACCAACGCTGGTCATCGACGCCGACAGCCGCGACGTAAAACGCACACTGGCAAATGTGACGCCGTTTTTAACCACCTTTGACGGTCCTGTCAGTACCCACATCACCGACCTAATTGCCAAACCGCTGCTGCCAACAGTGCAATCACTGTTGCTGCGCTGTCGCACCCAAAACGATGAATGCCGCTCTGCCACCATGAGCTACACCATCGCCGGCCAAGACATGCAGCTGCAGCTGGTGGCTTATCCATTAGAGCAAGACTCCAACTTGTTAGCGGTTAGCTTTATTGACCAGCAGCACGCAGAAGCCAGCCCAAATAACGCGATTGTTGATGATGACTACGTCCACGCGCTGGAGCAGGAGCTGACGCAAACCCAGCATGATTTAAAAGCCACCATTGAAGAGCTAGAAACCACCAACGAGGAACTGCAGGCCGCCAACGAAGAGCTGATGGCCAGCAACGAAGAGCTACAAAGCTCCAATGAAGAGCTGCAATCGGTCAACGAAGAGTTAAATACCGTCAATGCCGAGTACCAAAGCAAGGTGGCGCAACTGAACCAACTCAATGCCGATCTAACCACCATGATCAGCGCCTCGGGGGTGGCCACGGTGTTCGTCAATAACGAGTTGCGAGTGACCCGCTTTAGTCCTGATATTGCTGAGGTTTTTCGCTTGCGTGAATCCGACATTGGTCGGCCGCTGGAGGAAATGCACAACCACACTGACTACACTACCGTCATAGACGATTTACGCCGCGCCATCGATCAGCAGCAGCCAGTGGAGCGCGAGTTGATCACGGCGCAGCAGCGGGTCTTGTTGGCTCGAATTACACCGTACAGCGAGCCCAGGCTGCAATTGCGTGGTGCGGTGGCCACATTTATTGACATCACCGACGTGCAACGTGCGCAGCAGTTGCAAGCCGTAATCGATGCGTTGCCAGAGCACATAGCGCTGATCAAATACGATGGGGAGATTGCCATGGTGAACAGAGCCTGGGCGCGATTTGCCAGCCTTAACGGCAACCCAGATTGCCGCAGTTGCGGCGTCGGCAGCAATTACCTTAGCGCCATGGAAACTGCCATTGCCGCCAGTGACGGCGACGATCACGCCTTACTCGCCATTCGCGACGGCATCAAAGGCGTGATATTGGGCACCCGCAATGGTTATTTTGTCCAATACCCGTGCCATTCAGCCACTGAACAACGCTGGTTTTTGATGTCCGTCGCTCCGGTCGCGAACCATGAC